The Microbacterium foliorum genome has a window encoding:
- a CDS encoding class I SAM-dependent methyltransferase, whose translation MFDQVAAGYDRTNTAMTVGNDVLWRAATTRAVAPKPGEKILDLGAGTASSSASLARSGAQVVAADFSPGMLAEGQRRHGSIRNLSFVQADATDLPFADAEFDAVTMSYALRNVNDPKKALRELLRVTKPGGRLVINEFSTPPGSVFRAAYRFYNSQVLPRVARVAGTNGDAYDYLNESIRDWPDQKKLAAWIREAGWSEVEYRNLSFGIVALHRAFKPA comes from the coding sequence ATGTTCGACCAGGTCGCCGCAGGTTACGACCGCACGAACACGGCGATGACGGTCGGCAACGACGTGCTCTGGCGCGCGGCCACGACCCGCGCCGTGGCGCCGAAGCCGGGGGAGAAGATCCTCGACCTCGGGGCGGGCACGGCATCGTCGTCGGCCTCTCTCGCCCGCAGCGGTGCACAGGTCGTCGCGGCCGACTTCTCGCCGGGCATGCTCGCCGAGGGCCAGCGCCGTCACGGCAGCATCCGCAATCTCTCGTTCGTGCAGGCGGATGCCACAGACCTCCCGTTCGCCGACGCCGAGTTCGACGCGGTCACGATGTCGTACGCGCTGCGCAACGTGAACGATCCGAAGAAGGCGCTCCGCGAGCTCCTGCGTGTCACCAAGCCGGGCGGTCGCCTGGTGATCAACGAGTTCTCCACGCCGCCGGGTTCGGTGTTCCGTGCCGCCTACCGCTTCTACAACTCGCAGGTGCTCCCGCGCGTGGCCCGGGTCGCCGGCACCAACGGCGACGCCTACGACTATCTGAACGAGTCGATCCGCGACTGGCCCGATCAGAAGAAGCTCGCGGCGTGGATCCGCGAAGCCGGCTGGTCCGAGGTCGAGTACCGCAACCTCTCGTTCGGGATCGTCGCCCTGCACCGGGCGTTCAAGCCCGCGTGA
- a CDS encoding isochorismate synthase, with protein MSSRLVVETREIDPVEDLLAFADPARPLAWLRRGDGIVAVGDVVVDTVRVPAGAAPLRSAAIADAWRELAQDAEIDDELGLPGSGLVAFGALTFDEDSAADSVLIVPSLVIGRHSGRTWITRIRLSSSPAGAAEGAATHEYGPHWAGTVGPGAQSPQGYQDSVRQALGRIAGGELSKVVLARDLTGSIPAGSDLRRLVRALSTGYPDTWAFAVDGLIGASPETLVTVQQRTVTARVLAGTIGRGADADADTAASAHLASSTKDLDEHQYAVQSVLASLRPHTRALAASEQPFLLKLPNLFHLATDVEGELADGGSSLDLVGALHPTAAVAGTPTTAAIAAIRELEPFDRGRYAGPVGWVDAAGNGEWAIALRCAQFTPGDDRIDVTAYAGAGIVAGSDPESELLETRVKFRPLVDALA; from the coding sequence GTGAGCAGCAGGCTGGTCGTGGAGACCCGTGAGATCGATCCGGTCGAGGATCTCCTGGCGTTCGCCGACCCGGCGCGGCCCCTCGCGTGGCTCCGGCGCGGAGACGGGATCGTCGCCGTGGGCGACGTGGTCGTCGACACCGTCCGGGTGCCGGCAGGCGCGGCGCCGCTGCGATCGGCCGCGATCGCCGACGCCTGGCGCGAGCTCGCACAGGACGCCGAGATCGACGACGAACTCGGGCTCCCCGGCTCCGGACTCGTCGCGTTCGGAGCACTGACGTTCGACGAGGACTCCGCCGCCGACAGCGTGCTGATCGTCCCCTCGCTCGTGATCGGGCGTCACAGCGGGCGCACCTGGATCACTCGCATTCGCCTCTCCTCTTCGCCCGCCGGTGCGGCGGAAGGCGCCGCGACGCACGAGTACGGACCGCACTGGGCGGGAACCGTGGGGCCCGGCGCCCAGAGCCCGCAGGGCTATCAGGATTCCGTGCGTCAGGCCCTCGGGCGCATCGCGGGCGGCGAGCTCAGCAAGGTGGTGCTCGCGCGCGACCTCACCGGCAGCATCCCGGCGGGTTCCGATCTGCGGCGCCTCGTGCGGGCGCTGTCGACCGGATACCCCGACACGTGGGCCTTCGCCGTCGACGGGCTGATCGGAGCGAGCCCCGAGACCCTCGTCACCGTGCAGCAGCGAACCGTGACGGCACGGGTGCTGGCCGGAACCATCGGCCGCGGCGCCGATGCGGACGCCGACACCGCGGCATCCGCTCATCTGGCGTCCAGCACGAAGGACCTCGACGAGCATCAGTACGCCGTGCAGAGCGTGCTCGCGTCGCTGCGCCCGCACACCCGGGCTCTCGCGGCGAGCGAGCAGCCCTTCCTGCTGAAGCTGCCGAACCTGTTCCACCTGGCGACCGACGTCGAGGGAGAGCTCGCCGACGGCGGCTCGTCGCTCGACCTCGTCGGCGCCCTGCATCCCACGGCGGCGGTCGCGGGCACGCCGACCACCGCGGCGATCGCGGCGATCCGCGAGCTCGAGCCGTTCGACCGCGGGCGCTATGCCGGTCCGGTCGGCTGGGTCGACGCCGCCGGCAACGGCGAGTGGGCGATCGCGCTGCGCTGCGCGCAGTTCACTCCCGGCGATGACCGCATCGACGTCACCGCCTATGCGGGTGCCGGGATCGTCGCGGGCTCCGATCCCGAGTCCGAGCTGCTGGAGACGCGGGTCAAGTTCCGCCCCCTGGTCGACGCCCTCGCCTGA
- a CDS encoding polyphosphate kinase 2 family protein, whose protein sequence is MTAHEWAKALQVGDGFRLADVDPRSTPGYRGGKADGRRDLAAGLEELNTLQERLFAESRVGVAEDSVLLILQAMDSAGKGGIVRHVVGGVDPQGVALTAFKAPTPEELQHDFLWRISTRLPEPGFIGVFDRSHYEDVLIGRVRSLAPAAEIERRYDAINDFEAQVAASGTRIVKVMLHISPEEQKSRLMERLERPDKHWKYNPGDVDERLLWDDYMAAYQTVFDRTSTDVAPWHVIPADHKWFARLAVQELLLDALQRIDPQWPAADFDVEAEKKRLAAS, encoded by the coding sequence ATGACAGCGCATGAGTGGGCGAAGGCCCTGCAGGTCGGCGACGGATTCCGTCTCGCAGACGTCGATCCGCGGAGCACCCCGGGGTATCGCGGCGGCAAGGCCGACGGCAGGCGGGACCTCGCGGCGGGGCTCGAGGAGCTCAACACCCTGCAGGAGCGGCTCTTCGCCGAGAGTCGTGTGGGGGTGGCCGAAGACTCCGTGCTGCTGATCCTGCAGGCGATGGACTCCGCGGGCAAGGGCGGGATCGTGCGTCACGTCGTCGGCGGTGTCGATCCGCAGGGTGTCGCGCTCACGGCGTTCAAGGCGCCGACGCCCGAGGAGCTGCAGCACGACTTCCTCTGGCGCATCTCGACGCGGCTGCCCGAGCCCGGGTTCATCGGCGTCTTCGACCGGTCGCATTACGAGGACGTCCTGATCGGGCGCGTGCGCTCGCTCGCTCCCGCCGCCGAGATCGAGCGACGATATGACGCGATCAACGACTTCGAGGCCCAGGTCGCCGCCTCCGGGACACGCATCGTCAAGGTGATGCTCCACATCTCGCCCGAGGAGCAGAAGTCCCGACTCATGGAGCGACTGGAACGGCCGGACAAGCACTGGAAGTACAACCCCGGCGACGTCGACGAGCGACTGCTGTGGGACGACTACATGGCGGCGTATCAGACGGTGTTCGACCGCACGTCGACCGACGTCGCGCCGTGGCACGTCATCCCGGCCGACCACAAGTGGTTCGCCCGCCTCGCCGTGCAGGAGCTGCTTCTCGACGCGCTGCAGCGGATCGATCCGCAGTGGCCGGCCGCGGACTTCGACGTCGAGGCCGAGAAGAAGCGCCTCGCCGCGAGCTGA
- the menD gene encoding 2-succinyl-5-enolpyruvyl-6-hydroxy-3-cyclohexene-1-carboxylic-acid synthase, whose product MDAAASLIAELIGHGVRDLVLSPGSRSQALALAAVRAANDGHLRLHVRIDERVAGFTALGLSRETGVPAAVLCTSGTAVANLLPATMEAFHSGVPLLLLTADRPPELRGVGANQATLQPGMFAAWAREQIDAPVPGRGDGDGDWSGLAAHAVAVAMGADAAHGLPGVAGPVHLNLPAREPLSGEQPSLEITPGEAPRPPRAEPLVLERGPRTVVIAGADAGPDAEELAHAGSWPLIAEIVSGTRFGRQVVHGYRALLSDAELGGRIERAVVFGHPTLSREVVRLLARNDIEAIAVRRGGEDLDLNGRTTATASVAVAPGSADREWLGAWLAASARRAVDLSERAPDQQGLASADPGARREAVAAELAAVRRPLDRELLVDAVWRATWPHDRLMFGSSRLVRVADAVLGGKKVPVHANRGLAGIDGTIATATGIALASQAGGAPGVTRVLLGDLAFLHDVGALLLPPDEDEPRLQVIVGNDGGGTIFDGLEVAATADRADLDRAFYTPHTVRLENLALAYGWEYQRITTRTALDQALTTPAGGRQLIEVPLAR is encoded by the coding sequence ATGGACGCGGCCGCGTCCCTCATCGCCGAGCTCATCGGCCACGGAGTGCGCGACCTCGTGCTCTCGCCAGGCTCCCGATCGCAGGCGCTCGCGCTCGCCGCGGTGCGCGCCGCCAACGACGGACACCTGCGTCTGCACGTGCGCATCGACGAGCGGGTGGCGGGGTTCACCGCCCTCGGGCTCTCCCGCGAGACGGGGGTGCCCGCCGCCGTCCTGTGCACCTCGGGCACGGCCGTCGCGAATCTGCTGCCCGCGACCATGGAGGCGTTCCACTCGGGCGTGCCGCTGCTGCTGCTCACGGCCGACCGCCCGCCGGAGCTGCGGGGCGTCGGCGCGAATCAGGCGACTCTCCAACCGGGGATGTTCGCCGCCTGGGCGCGGGAGCAGATCGATGCCCCGGTGCCGGGCCGCGGCGACGGTGACGGCGACTGGTCGGGACTCGCGGCGCATGCCGTCGCGGTCGCGATGGGAGCGGATGCCGCGCACGGCCTCCCCGGCGTCGCCGGCCCCGTGCACCTGAACCTGCCCGCGCGCGAGCCCCTCTCGGGAGAGCAGCCGTCACTCGAGATCACACCGGGCGAGGCCCCGCGTCCTCCGCGGGCCGAACCGCTCGTCCTCGAGCGGGGTCCTCGTACCGTCGTCATCGCCGGTGCCGACGCGGGGCCCGATGCCGAGGAGCTGGCGCACGCCGGATCCTGGCCGCTCATCGCCGAGATCGTCAGCGGCACCCGCTTCGGACGTCAGGTCGTGCACGGGTACCGCGCGCTGCTGAGCGACGCCGAGCTCGGCGGCCGCATCGAGCGCGCGGTGGTCTTCGGGCACCCGACCCTGAGCCGCGAGGTCGTGCGGCTGCTGGCGCGGAACGATATCGAGGCGATCGCCGTGCGTCGCGGCGGGGAAGACCTCGACCTCAACGGGCGCACGACGGCGACGGCCTCGGTGGCGGTGGCCCCGGGATCGGCGGATCGCGAGTGGCTGGGCGCCTGGCTCGCGGCATCCGCACGGCGCGCCGTCGACCTCAGCGAGCGCGCCCCCGATCAGCAGGGACTCGCCTCGGCCGACCCCGGGGCGCGTCGTGAGGCGGTCGCGGCGGAGCTCGCCGCCGTGCGGCGTCCGCTCGATCGCGAGCTCCTCGTCGACGCGGTCTGGCGCGCGACCTGGCCGCACGACCGGCTGATGTTCGGATCGTCGCGGCTCGTGCGCGTGGCCGACGCGGTGCTGGGCGGCAAGAAGGTGCCGGTGCACGCCAACCGCGGTCTCGCCGGGATCGACGGCACCATCGCGACGGCGACGGGCATCGCGCTCGCCAGCCAGGCCGGCGGTGCACCCGGGGTGACGCGCGTGCTGCTCGGCGACCTCGCCTTCCTGCACGATGTCGGTGCGCTGCTGCTTCCGCCGGACGAAGACGAACCCCGACTGCAGGTGATCGTCGGCAACGACGGGGGAGGCACGATCTTCGACGGGCTGGAGGTCGCGGCGACGGCCGATCGGGCCGATCTCGACCGGGCCTTCTACACGCCCCACACGGTGCGACTCGAGAACCTCGCCCTCGCCTACGGCTGGGAGTATCAGCGGATCACCACGCGCACGGCTCTCGATCAGGCCCTCACCACCCCCGCCGGCGGACGGCAGCTGATCGAAGTGCCGCTCGCGCGCTGA
- a CDS encoding PLD nuclease N-terminal domain-containing protein, with protein MARLLIVGGFLAAIFWVYSIVDCAVQPQTRHRGVSKGIWIAIVALVPVIGGILWFTLGRRRANDDGGAIRIVAPDDDPQFLRSISKSEQDARIRRLEEELARLDDETDDGPASDSTAPDARP; from the coding sequence GTGGCGAGACTGTTGATCGTGGGCGGGTTCCTGGCAGCCATCTTCTGGGTGTACAGCATCGTCGACTGCGCCGTCCAGCCGCAGACACGGCACCGTGGCGTGAGCAAGGGCATCTGGATCGCGATCGTGGCCCTGGTCCCGGTGATCGGCGGCATCCTGTGGTTCACGCTCGGCCGACGCCGCGCGAACGACGACGGCGGCGCCATCCGCATCGTCGCTCCGGATGATGACCCCCAGTTCCTCCGCAGCATCAGCAAGAGCGAGCAGGATGCCCGCATCCGCCGTCTCGAGGAGGAGCTCGCGCGGCTCGACGACGAGACCGACGACGGCCCCGCATCGGACAGCACGGCGCCGGACGCGCGTCCGTGA
- a CDS encoding oxidoreductase has product MTDPLDMIARQQPLDSEFGYRSTAAEVIAGIDLSGRTAIVSGGYSGLGLETVRALSDAGVHVIVPARRPDAARQALDGVGGTEVRAADLGDLDSVAAFTESVRRDGRPIDLVLDVAGIMATPFEHTAQGFESQFGTNHLGHFALVGGVADLLTDRARVISYSSGGHYRSPVRFDDLDFETTPYDPWIAYGQSKSANALFAVGLARRGADRGILAFSVHPGGIMTELQRHVPREELLSRGWIDADGTPNPRFKTPAQGASTGLWAATATELVSRSGAYCEDCAIKGIVPADHTDMTTGGVKEWAIDTDAAERLWALSVAATGIDAFA; this is encoded by the coding sequence ATGACAGATCCCCTCGACATGATCGCCCGCCAGCAGCCGCTCGACTCGGAGTTCGGCTACCGCTCCACTGCGGCCGAGGTGATCGCCGGCATCGACCTCTCCGGCCGCACGGCGATCGTCAGCGGCGGGTATTCCGGGCTGGGCCTCGAGACGGTGCGCGCCCTGTCGGACGCCGGTGTGCACGTGATCGTCCCGGCGCGTCGTCCCGACGCTGCTCGACAGGCCCTCGACGGGGTCGGTGGCACCGAGGTGCGCGCGGCCGACCTGGGCGACCTCGACTCGGTCGCCGCGTTCACGGAGTCTGTTCGGCGCGACGGCCGGCCCATCGATCTGGTGCTCGACGTGGCCGGGATCATGGCGACGCCCTTCGAGCACACCGCTCAGGGCTTCGAGTCGCAGTTCGGCACCAACCACCTGGGTCACTTCGCCCTCGTGGGCGGTGTGGCCGATCTGCTGACGGACCGCGCGCGGGTCATCTCGTATTCCTCGGGGGGCCACTACCGCTCGCCGGTGCGCTTCGACGACCTCGACTTCGAGACGACGCCCTATGACCCCTGGATCGCCTACGGGCAGTCGAAGTCCGCGAACGCGCTGTTCGCGGTCGGGCTGGCGCGTCGGGGCGCCGACCGCGGCATCCTCGCGTTCTCCGTGCACCCGGGCGGCATCATGACCGAGCTGCAGCGGCACGTACCGCGCGAGGAGCTGCTCTCGCGCGGCTGGATCGACGCCGACGGCACACCCAACCCGCGGTTCAAGACCCCCGCCCAGGGCGCGTCGACCGGGCTGTGGGCGGCGACCGCGACGGAGCTCGTCTCCCGCAGCGGCGCGTACTGCGAGGACTGCGCGATCAAGGGCATCGTGCCGGCGGATCACACCGACATGACCACCGGCGGTGTGAAGGAGTGGGCGATCGACACGGATGCCGCCGAGCGCCTGTGGGCGCTGTCGGTGGCGGCGACCGGCATCGACGCGTTCGCCTGA
- a CDS encoding PQQ-dependent sugar dehydrogenase gives MPLHPVDTSPHSPTSGHRRASALAAASVSAVLLLTACTSESATETAPASAPAPESFTEGLEAPWSIAFHGEVALVSERDSGRVLEIADDGTAREVAVIDGVSARGEGGLLGLAVHEDQLFTYITAADENRVERRDIRGEPGDLSLGLPTTVIDGIPAAGNHNGGRLGFGPDGMLYITTGDAGDRDAAQDLDALAGKILRLTPEGEVPDDNPFDGSPVYSYGHRNPQGIAWDADGAMYASEFGQDTWDELNVIEPGGNYGWPEAEGIAGDDDYIDPVQQWAPDSASPSGIAVTGSDIVIANLRGERLRLVPLDDLSRSTEQYVGEFGRLRDIVVGEGGTFWMLTANTDGRGSPAQGDDRILRLGRD, from the coding sequence ATGCCCCTGCATCCTGTGGACACCTCGCCGCACTCGCCGACCTCCGGACACCGTCGAGCGTCGGCGCTCGCCGCCGCATCCGTGTCGGCGGTCCTGCTGCTGACGGCCTGCACGTCGGAGTCGGCGACGGAGACCGCACCGGCCTCGGCGCCGGCCCCCGAGTCGTTCACCGAGGGGCTCGAGGCACCCTGGTCGATCGCCTTCCACGGCGAGGTCGCGCTGGTGAGCGAGCGCGACAGCGGGCGGGTTCTCGAGATCGCCGACGACGGCACGGCGCGCGAGGTGGCCGTGATCGACGGCGTCTCGGCGCGGGGCGAGGGAGGTCTGCTGGGGCTGGCCGTGCACGAGGACCAGCTCTTCACCTACATCACCGCGGCGGACGAGAACCGTGTCGAGCGGCGGGACATCCGCGGTGAGCCGGGTGACCTGTCCCTCGGGCTGCCGACGACGGTGATCGACGGCATCCCCGCCGCGGGCAACCACAACGGCGGGCGCCTCGGATTCGGACCCGACGGGATGCTGTACATCACGACCGGGGATGCGGGAGATCGCGATGCGGCCCAGGATCTCGACGCGCTCGCGGGCAAGATCCTGCGGCTCACGCCAGAGGGAGAGGTGCCGGACGACAACCCGTTCGACGGGTCGCCGGTATACAGCTACGGGCACCGCAATCCGCAGGGGATCGCGTGGGATGCCGACGGGGCGATGTACGCGAGCGAATTCGGACAGGACACCTGGGACGAACTCAACGTGATCGAACCAGGGGGCAACTACGGCTGGCCCGAGGCCGAGGGGATCGCCGGAGACGACGACTACATCGACCCCGTGCAGCAGTGGGCGCCGGACTCGGCGAGTCCGAGCGGGATCGCGGTCACCGGATCCGACATCGTCATCGCCAACCTGCGGGGCGAACGCCTGCGGCTCGTGCCGCTCGACGACCTGAGCCGCAGCACCGAGCAGTACGTCGGCGAGTTCGGCCGCCTGCGCGACATCGTCGTCGGCGAGGGCGGCACGTTCTGGATGCTCACCGCCAACACCGACGGCCGCGGGAGTCCGGCGCAGGGCGACGACCGCATCCTCCGGCTGGGCAGGGATTGA
- a CDS encoding bifunctional lysylphosphatidylglycerol flippase/synthetase MprF, translated as MTETRSAAHPVLAVVRRIPATLTMVLLILLVGVAWQGLWRPFESTPLFESVAYGLPNFLAGKWWTPLTGTFFVNAPWVYLFTISGFWGMAYLEFRRGSRVALAYYWIGQLFAMFGTALVLLLASQLPWAWAATQAQALDVGASGGTMACIAAAVGLFRPPWRVRGWLVLLGFVFISMLFWGKVADLEHLLAVLLILFADRTLRVQRTTVREQRLVAVVSLLILGAVEIITTLVATDGPFGQTDPASGGFIDLALDLVVIMVLVTGLRRGRRWAWVLVMLLGLFNILVGALVLVLITVFSQADIDLRWDGDTELALANAVLWVIMLAYLVAVRRAFRAKRRSLLGTQPAPTVDEVKAALREHGGGTLSWMSTWEGNSYARVPGGLVAYQRRAGVALALADPIGPAQARAGAVASFIRAAENAGLVPCFFSADDATRRAVPPTWRSMVVADDTIVDLPGLEFTGKRWNSVRTSLNRAGRDEMTFRMTHLKAESWGVQQQLRAISEAWVGDKDLPEMRFTLGTLDEAEDPAVRLALALAPNGDVDGFLSWLPVYGEGGAVRGWTLDLMRRREGGFGPVMEYLIGSSARQFSEEGAEIMSLSGAPLAHDYPPDAGMIAALSDRLAEALEPVYGFGSLHRFKQKFHPRYETMYLLYRDEVDLAAIGRGLTRAFLPDATLRQFAGAGLELVRGTGDDKD; from the coding sequence ATGACCGAGACGCGATCCGCCGCGCATCCCGTGCTCGCCGTGGTGAGGCGGATCCCGGCGACCCTGACGATGGTGCTGCTGATCCTCCTCGTCGGCGTGGCCTGGCAGGGACTGTGGCGCCCCTTCGAGAGCACCCCGTTGTTCGAGAGCGTGGCCTACGGGCTGCCGAACTTCCTCGCCGGCAAGTGGTGGACGCCGCTGACCGGGACGTTCTTCGTCAACGCCCCCTGGGTCTATCTCTTCACCATCTCGGGCTTCTGGGGCATGGCGTACCTCGAGTTCCGCCGGGGCAGCCGGGTCGCTCTCGCCTACTACTGGATCGGCCAGCTGTTCGCGATGTTCGGGACCGCCCTCGTGCTGCTGCTCGCCTCGCAGCTGCCCTGGGCGTGGGCCGCCACCCAGGCGCAGGCGCTCGACGTCGGAGCATCCGGCGGGACGATGGCGTGCATCGCCGCCGCTGTGGGACTCTTCCGCCCGCCGTGGCGGGTGCGGGGCTGGCTCGTGCTGCTGGGGTTCGTGTTCATCTCGATGCTGTTCTGGGGCAAGGTCGCCGACCTCGAGCACCTGCTCGCAGTGCTGCTGATCCTGTTCGCCGACCGCACCCTGCGCGTCCAGCGCACGACCGTGCGGGAGCAGCGCCTCGTCGCCGTCGTCTCCCTGCTGATCCTCGGCGCGGTCGAGATCATCACCACCCTGGTGGCCACCGACGGTCCGTTCGGTCAGACCGATCCCGCGTCGGGCGGATTCATCGACCTCGCGCTCGACCTCGTCGTGATCATGGTGCTGGTCACCGGCCTGCGCCGCGGGCGACGCTGGGCGTGGGTGCTCGTGATGCTGCTCGGGCTCTTCAACATCCTGGTCGGAGCCCTCGTGCTCGTGCTCATCACGGTGTTCTCGCAGGCTGACATCGACCTGCGCTGGGACGGCGACACCGAGCTCGCTCTCGCGAACGCCGTGCTCTGGGTGATCATGCTCGCGTATCTGGTCGCGGTGCGTCGGGCGTTCCGCGCGAAGCGGAGATCGCTGCTGGGGACGCAGCCCGCTCCGACCGTCGACGAGGTGAAGGCGGCGCTGCGGGAGCACGGCGGCGGCACCCTGTCGTGGATGTCGACGTGGGAGGGCAACAGCTACGCCCGCGTCCCCGGCGGGCTTGTCGCCTATCAGCGTCGGGCCGGGGTCGCCCTCGCGCTCGCGGATCCGATCGGCCCGGCGCAGGCGCGCGCCGGGGCCGTCGCCTCCTTCATCCGTGCGGCCGAGAACGCCGGGCTCGTGCCGTGCTTCTTCAGCGCCGACGACGCCACCCGCAGGGCGGTACCCCCGACCTGGCGCAGCATGGTGGTCGCCGACGACACGATCGTCGATCTGCCCGGCCTGGAGTTCACCGGCAAGCGCTGGAACTCCGTGCGGACCTCGCTGAACAGGGCGGGCCGCGATGAGATGACGTTCCGGATGACGCACCTCAAGGCCGAGTCGTGGGGCGTGCAGCAGCAGCTGCGGGCGATCTCCGAGGCCTGGGTCGGCGACAAGGACCTCCCGGAGATGCGGTTCACCCTCGGCACGCTCGATGAGGCGGAGGATCCCGCGGTGCGCCTCGCACTCGCCCTCGCACCGAACGGCGACGTCGACGGGTTCCTGTCGTGGCTGCCGGTGTACGGCGAGGGCGGTGCCGTGCGCGGATGGACGCTCGATCTCATGCGCCGCCGCGAGGGCGGCTTCGGCCCTGTGATGGAGTACCTGATCGGGTCGTCGGCGCGGCAGTTCTCGGAGGAGGGCGCCGAGATCATGTCGCTCTCGGGTGCCCCGCTCGCCCACGACTATCCGCCGGACGCGGGCATGATCGCGGCTCTCAGCGACCGTCTGGCCGAGGCGCTCGAACCCGTGTACGGCTTCGGCTCGCTGCACCGCTTCAAGCAGAAGTTCCACCCGCGCTACGAGACCATGTACCTGCTGTATCGCGACGAGGTCGACCTCGCTGCGATCGGCCGCGGCCTCACCCGAGCATTCCTGCCCGATGCGACTCTGCGCCAGTTCGCCGGCGCAGGGCTCGAGCTGGTGCGCGGCACCGGCGACGACAAGGACTGA
- the arfB gene encoding alternative ribosome rescue aminoacyl-tRNA hydrolase ArfB has protein sequence MPSSHRPGLRVSSGLTIPESELSWRFSRSSGPGGQGVNTADSRVELVWDAGASASLTPYQRERLLDRLSGRLVNGVLTIAASEHRAQLRNRDAARERLVVLVADALRPPAPQRRATKPSRGSKERRLTAKKQRTGVKNLRKPPRDG, from the coding sequence ATGCCGTCATCCCACCGTCCAGGGCTCCGGGTCTCGTCAGGTCTGACGATCCCTGAATCCGAGCTGTCGTGGCGTTTCTCGCGGTCGTCCGGCCCGGGCGGTCAGGGCGTGAACACCGCGGACTCCCGCGTCGAGCTGGTGTGGGATGCGGGGGCGAGCGCATCGCTCACCCCCTACCAGCGCGAGCGACTTCTCGACCGGCTGAGCGGTCGCCTGGTGAACGGGGTGCTGACGATCGCCGCCTCCGAGCACCGGGCCCAGCTGCGCAACCGCGATGCCGCCCGCGAGCGGCTCGTGGTGCTCGTCGCCGATGCGCTGCGCCCGCCCGCCCCGCAGCGCCGTGCGACGAAGCCGAGCCGGGGCTCCAAGGAGCGGCGCCTGACCGCGAAGAAGCAGCGCACCGGCGTCAAGAACCTGCGCAAGCCCCCGCGAGACGGGTGA
- a CDS encoding MFS transporter, with the protein MTTPKISSPRGEKRAWLMLVVLTMLAVVGMTVVLPVLPFVVLQYVSHEGDLAIWVGVLEAINGLCAFLVAPFLGRLSDRFGRRPVIIGAAFGAAFAMTLFGIGGAIWVLVLARVIQGLTAGDLPALFAYLADITPPEKRAQRFGLLGALSGIGMMIGPAIGGLLATVSLQLPVFLTAAVGLTIAILSIFLLPESLAPENRIARIAVRDIQPFGVFKEAFGRRELRGLMIGFGLLALPFGFFVNNFSVLALDAVQWGPTQIGLLTAGVGIIDILIQGLLLGILLPRIGERGVIISGIVAQAIGLTALAIVASIFAQPWVFIVGALLLAAGQGASTAAMDGAMSNAVGDDEQGWLGGATQSLNAAMGTVAPLIAGALYVTVSHAAPYWLGAALMVVAVVVVARAHIVDTAKRRPVDGDAVMPTELARVNN; encoded by the coding sequence GTGACTACACCTAAAATCTCGTCTCCACGCGGCGAAAAGCGCGCGTGGCTCATGCTCGTCGTGCTGACGATGCTGGCCGTCGTCGGTATGACCGTCGTGCTCCCCGTCCTGCCCTTCGTCGTCCTGCAGTACGTCTCGCACGAGGGCGACCTCGCGATCTGGGTCGGCGTGCTCGAGGCGATCAACGGCCTGTGCGCGTTCCTGGTCGCCCCGTTCCTCGGCCGGCTGTCCGATCGCTTCGGCCGCCGCCCCGTGATCATCGGCGCCGCATTCGGCGCCGCGTTCGCCATGACCCTGTTCGGCATCGGCGGCGCCATCTGGGTGCTCGTGCTCGCCCGGGTCATCCAGGGGCTCACCGCCGGCGACCTGCCCGCGCTGTTCGCGTATCTCGCCGACATCACCCCTCCCGAGAAGCGGGCTCAGCGTTTCGGTCTGCTCGGCGCCCTCTCGGGCATCGGCATGATGATCGGGCCGGCCATCGGCGGTCTGCTCGCCACCGTGAGTCTGCAGCTGCCGGTGTTCCTCACCGCCGCCGTCGGCCTCACCATCGCGATCCTCAGCATCTTCCTGCTGCCCGAGAGCCTCGCGCCCGAGAACCGCATCGCTCGGATCGCCGTGCGCGACATCCAGCCGTTCGGAGTCTTCAAGGAGGCCTTCGGGCGCAGGGAGCTGCGCGGCCTGATGATCGGCTTCGGCCTGCTGGCGCTGCCGTTCGGCTTCTTCGTCAACAACTTCAGCGTGCTGGCGCTGGATGCGGTGCAGTGGGGGCCGACGCAGATCGGTCTGCTCACGGCCGGCGTCGGCATCATCGACATCCTCATCCAGGGCCTGCTGCTCGGCATCCTGCTTCCTCGCATCGGCGAGCGCGGTGTGATCATCAGCGGCATCGTCGCGCAGGCGATCGGACTCACCGCCCTCGCGATCGTCGCCTCGATCTTCGCGCAGCCGTGGGTGTTCATCGTGGGCGCCCTCCTGCTCGCCGCGGGGCAGGGGGCGTCGACCGCGGCGATGGACGGCGCGATGTCGAATGCGGTCGGAGACGACGAGCAGGGATGGCTCGGTGGCGCGACGCAGTCGCTGAACGCGGCGATGGGCACGGTGGCGCCGCTGATCGCGGGCGCCCTCTACGTGACCGTGAGCCATGCCGCGCCGTACTGGCTCGGAGCCGCGCTCATGGTCGTCGCCGTGGTCGTGGTCGCCCGCGCGCACATCGTGGACACCGCGAAGCGCCGGCCTGTCGACGGCGATGCTGTCATGCCGACGGAGCTCGCGCGCGTGAACAACTGA